Genomic segment of Syngnathus acus chromosome 10, fSynAcu1.2, whole genome shotgun sequence:
aaagtaaaaattatGAATTACATTTCTCTTTCAAGAAATACATCAATATATTTTcaagtatatttttaaaaaaacaaaaagtgttgtCTTGTGAGTGGTGTTTATCTCATGAATTAGTAATATATTTTCAAGAAATTCACAAGTCAATGAAGtcatcctctttttttttatcgttttGTAGAAAGAATACCAGCACTTAAGTTCAGATTTTTGTCATGATAAATATGGTTGTTTTTTGAGGAAAAGAGGTAACCATGCCAGGATAGGGTCTGTTTTTCTTGACGTCATAAGCGTATGCAATCAAGTCAACCTTTTTCTGGAAAATACCTAACATTTCGTCCTAAACAAAAGATTTCATGTTGCAtaataacattttttatttttaaacaacccTCCCCAAGAAAACAACCCAAGAAAATATGACTTTTGTagttactttttgtgtttgtggccATAAAACACCCTTATAGTTCCCTACCCTTTCTTAGTGAGCCCacgtttcaaaacaaaaaatggtcAGTGGATGGTACGATGCAGTGTTTTAAAGTCTGCAGTGAGGTCACAGAGTGTAACGTGTCAGCACTTATTCCGCTCCCCACACAAGTCATCGATGGCATCGATGTTGGACCTGAGAGCCACTTTTGATGACAGAATGTCAAGCACTACGCTACATGTTCTCAAACTGAGCCGTAACttgcaaaataatttgcaatcattgttttttgtgtcaCTCAAAAGTGCCTACATACTTGATATATGATAACTCCTCCCCTCATCATTGCTTGggcaaattaaaatatcaattacataatttaatgacatcattgaACACTGCATCATTATTTTACGCTTTGTTATTGTGCAGTTCCTTTCCATGTGTACTCCTCGGCCCCTAGGGCAAGTACAAAAATTAATTGCAATAGATACGTACTGTATATACACAAAGACGGTCACAGCTGCTCAATAAGTTGCAGTAATCCTTTTTTGCAGGAGATGAAGCATATATGCCTCTTAATAGTGTCatattgtgtgtttattcCTCCCTTGCTTAAacgttgatgatgtcatgacaGATGCAAGTTTCACTAGCTCATTTGCAGCATTGTGTTAGAATTAAGCAAAGGACAGCTAGCAGAGTCTTTTGGGggggacatttttttaagaacctttgcattgttttcttttctaccCCCTCTCACAGAGCAATTACTGGAGTTCATGCATCAGCTGCCGGCCTTCGCCAACATGACCATGTCAGTGCGGCGTGAACTGTGCGCCGTCATGGTGTTCGCCGTGGTTGAGCGCGCCGGTACCATTGTTCTCAACGACGGCGAGGAGGTGCGTTTAttttgttgggaaaaaaaacttgaatgaATCTTCTCCCGTTTCGTGTATTTTCCGCTCTATTAAAGCTGAATGCAGAGCGTCTCGTCTCCCGTGGACCTCCTCGGGCGGCTGAAGCGAGACGTGGCTTTCAATGGCCACAATTTTGCCCCTCAACTGTACTTAGTCAGTGGGTTGACTGAACAGGCTTTAACCGCAGGAACTGATAGAAATGATCCGTGCCAAGGCAAATATGATAATGGCCTCGATAAATACACTGGCCGTGTTGACTTTTGTAAGTCGCATGTCATGCAAGTAAAAAATAGTGTTGTTCTTTCAAGATCCACCAGCCTTTCTTTGTGGGAATATTCGATATCATaaatataatacatttattcCCACATTATATTTTTGGGTCACAAATATTAATAAGGTATTGTTATGCGatcatgatttattttgtcccTTGAAGTTATACGTTATACTTCTATAAACAATGCTTTTTTCTTGCAgcgaaaaactttttttcatacaATTCTAACTTAGATCTTGAAAAGATGTTGACGTTATCCTTATAAGATTGAAAACAATTATACTTCCCTGAAAGATTACCAGTACTCAGTATTCTTATAAACATTTTCTCCCAAAACTCAGAAGTAATGATTTTGAGATATTGTTTTCTTGGAACAATTACAATGGTCCTCCcgtaacatttttttaaatatatcctCAAGTTGTACCAGTAGTCTTACAATTTCTTTTGCCaaaaaaaatgccacattATGCGCCACCTTTTTCTAAAAGGTATCCAACCATTTTTCTGAAAACCATACCTTATAAGATTTTGTTTAGGCCCATATTTTccaattgtttttatcattattaagTCAGTGTCAATCAGGAGCATTAAATGGACTGCGTGAGTTGTCACTATATTTATTTCACTggcataaataaatgaacagtTTTTTGTGCAGTTTGGAATCACTTGGCTAGAGTTTTCCTTGAATGGGTTAGCGTGTAGCATTAGCGATGCCTTTGTGACCAATCATGTGATGTGATGTTGCATCTCTAGCTCGACTCTTGGTCCGTGATTTTGAACGGCTCTGTGGAAGTGACATACCCCGAGGGGCGCTCGGAGATCCTGTGCATGGGCAACAGTTTTGGGGTGTCGCCCACCATGGAGAAGGAGTACATGAAGGGGGCCATGAAGACCAAGGTGGACGACTGCCAGGTAGCGTGTCCTTCACATGCCACCAAACACGCACGTTCAACGGCTGTCTAGGCTCCTTAATGGTGGAGGTCGTTTGCAGCTAATGTTCTCGCCCTGGCACCTCCTAACGACCCCCTGGGGGCCTCGCTGTTGACGACGCTCTCCAGGGAGTCAACTTAATGGGCCATTTTCAGGCAGCGCTTTCGCGCACGGTCGAGATGACCTCTTGTTTCGAAATGATGAGTAGTGCAAAGGAAACACCTTTGCCAACAATTTTCAGCCTCATCACCCGTTTAATATCACCATAGcaacaatgtcattttcaagatgCTGACATTATCAGGGAAATAACGATGAGCTTAAACGAGAAAAAAAGCGTACACACACTCAAATGTACTACACTCAAATGTACATAAAAATCAATGGTGCAAAGCCGTTAACATTTATGTCAAATCAAGCAGAACATAGTGTCGACTAAAGTTAGAAAATCTATCAAATTAATCGTGTTTTTGCGGCAAGATTGAACGTGAAGAAAATTTGACTTGTTGTTTtggatgtctttttttgtagtttgtgTGCATAGCCCAGCAAGACTACTGCTGCATCCTGAACCAAGTGGAGAAGAACATGCAGAAGGTGGAAGAGGAAGGCGAGATCGTCATGGTCAAGGAGCACAGAGAACTGGACCGAACCGGCACCCGGAAAGGACACATAGTCATCAAGGTGACTGCATAGGAACATTGCCGTCACCATTTGCAGTGTTGATTTTCTTCGTTATAACACCGCCACGCTTGCTCCACTCAGGGCACTCCGGAGCGTCTGACCATGCACCTGGTGGAGGAGCACTCGGTGGTTGATCCTACCTACATTGAGGACTTCCTGTTGACGTACAGGACATTCCTATCTAGCCCTATGGTGGTGGGCAAGAAGTTGCTGGAGTGGTTCCACGACCCCAGTCTCAGGGACAAGGTATAGAATCTCAAAagtaattaattttttaaaaattagatgaagaaatgtttttctttcatttttttgtccaggTGACACGGGTGGTTTTGTTGTGGGTGAATAACCACTTCAATGATTTTGAGGGTGACGCGGCAATGACTCACTTCCTGGAGGAGTTTGAAAACAACCTTGAGAGAGAAGTACGTTTCTGAAAAGTCAAATAATGAAAAGAAGACACGTTCTCCTCACACACAGCATGTTGTTGCATGCATCTTTAGAAAATGTGCGGCCACCTGCGGCTGTTGAACATCGCGTGCGCTGCCAAAGCCAAACCTCGCCTGGTGACGCTGACGAAAGCGTCCCGGGAGGCCGACCTTGCCTTCAGCCTGCTGGGAGGACAAGACAAAGGCTTCAGGGTCTTCATTGACGCCGTGGAGGCCGGGAGCAAGGCGGCGGAGGCCGGGCTCAAACGAGGGGATCAGGTAAAGAGTCGCGCAAAAACCTGTTTTTAGCATAtctgggtttttttctcatacAGACAACTAGAACAAAtaagtttttaaaatattgctttCTTTAATTTTCTGCTTCACCACTTGCCTGTCTCGCACACGCCCATTTGTTCCACTCACAAGGTCAAATTGTATATGAGCATCCTCAAATTCTCCTATCCTGTATTTTGTTCTTTGCTGCTTGCCCGCCTCCCACACCCCCGCTCCAAAGGTAACAAGCTAAGCCACATATGAACATCCTGAACTAATCTAagcgacatttaaaaaaagtgttctGGTTTGAAAGCATCACCCAAATTTAATCCAGAGTCCACCTTTGGGGACCTTTCTTGATCAAACGTAATGTGCTAACAAGCCTCTTTCGTGTCCCCCTTGGACCGCCGTCTAAGTAAAGGCCATCCTGCGCTCCTCTCAGGCcagtaaaaacacaaacaacggCAATTAGCCAACTAGACTCCACAGCATCTGCTCCCTGCCCAAGGACAAGCACCCACAGGTGGATGACTAAACTTCACCTCTGACTAATAAGAACGTCGGGACCGACTCCCGGTGGATCGTGTTAGTTAGGTAGCGAGCAAAAATAGCAAAGCACGCGGAAAGAAGAGCTGCAGGGAATGTTTGGATCGGACGAGACTTAACGCGGATTCAGACACTCTCAAGATGGGTTTCCAGGATTAAGGAGACTTTAGCTGGAAAGCTCAGAACATCGGCAAGAGCGAAAGTGCTTGCGAAGTCCAGCTTTGAGGAGAAAGCCAGCAAAGTGCTTGCTTCCACCAGCTAGctcagttttaaaaaaaaaaaaaatgttttggtctATCACAAAACTAACAAATATTTGCTTGCGTTAATAtcctttaacatttccctttTTTCAAGTCGTAGATTACAATTGTCCGACACATTTGCAATATCAATGAAATGGCTACATTTGTGCATCCTTGATGGAAATTAGGTGGAGTCACTCACCTCTAGTCCAAACATTATATGCAGTGTGTGAGGCAGGCAACCAGACAAAGAGAAACGTTACGCTTTAAAATCATTGTCTTAACTTGAGCACTCCTGTGTCTTGTTTTCCTTGCCGTCAAGATCTTGGAGGTGAATGGGCAGAACTTTGAGAATGTACAACTCAGCAAAGCCAATGAGATACTGAAGAACAACACGCACTTGTCCATAACTGTGAAAACCAACCTtttaggtaaaaaaaacaagaaaaaaaacacatgcacactcaaaatgcattttacttTTTCTGTTGGTGACTTTTGATTGCTGACATCTCAGGATGCTGTCAATTTTCCAGCCTGTAGTTTGTGTACAGGAAATATCGTCTTTGGACACAACTTTTTTGCATCCACAATTATGGTCAATTTAAGAAATTATTTTCCCCACAAATCACAAAACAGATGTAAAGTGTTTGCAACAAATCTATTAACACTCTTAAGTGTTCGATTGTCTGAGAATTGCTGTAAAACTTAATCTCTTCCCCATATTGTTTCCTCAAGGTTGAAAGTCTAGATTAATTTTTAGGCATTAAAGAGTGACTTGGTACAGTATATTTGAGtaagtaatgtttttttaaacagatgaGTGTGTACCAATACCAGGTAGTATCTAATTCAGACGAGTATCGGCTTCTTGTGGAGGTTGACGAAACCAGTCACTAAACTTAAGGctaggaaaaaagaaaaaaaactcatgaCATAACATAACCAAATCTATTGTGCCCAACCCTGTGCAGTGTTTAAAGAGCTGCTAACCAGACCAGAGCAGGAGCTTCACGGCGACGTGGATGGCGAGGACGAGCACGACCGAAAGAACGGCGCGCCGCACCTGCCCAAGATTGGCGACATAAAAAAAGCCAGCCGCTACTCAATACCGGACCTGGCGGTTGATGTGGAGCAAGTGATGGGCCTGGAGAAGGCCAGCAAGAAGGTCAAGAGCAACTCGGTGGGCGGACGCAACAAGCTCAAGAAGATTTTTGACAAGACACTCACCAGCATCCTGCCTCCCAAACCTTACAAGTAAGTTGGGCATGGTTTGTGTCTTTTTCTCGAGAAACAAGaaagtttcaaaataaagccaaaCAAAAGTCTACAATAACAGGAAGCGCAAACGGAAAAAACACCCTGTCACTTTTGTATGTTTAACTTCTTCTATTTAACTAATTCATGCTGCAACTTTCTGTCCGTTTCCCGCAGCGACGTTTGCGTGGGCCAGTCGCAGGACGACAGCATTGTGGGCATGAAGCAGTCCAAGCAGATCCCGCCGGCGCTCCCCGTCAGCGGCAACCTGTCATCGTCCAACCCCGACCTGCTCCAGTCGCACCACCGTATCCTGGATTTCAACAACCAACCCGGTGAGCCTTGTCATCGCTAATCCTGTTCCACTTTTAAAACCAGCTAATCTCTGCTAATATTTACCAACACGTTATTTGTGTTCTTCCAGTGCCGGTCAACCTGAGTAAGTACTTTGTGTACCTGGTGATCCCTTCCTTTACCCTGGGCACAATTGCACCTTTGATGGCCATTGGCGGTTATTGCTAATTTCGCGTAAAGCCTGTGCATTCACTGGGGCTAATCAAGTCAAGCGCCAGCCTTCTTCTCCTGTGGGTCTTTGTTTGCGTCTTTTAATCACACTAGTTAATGGAATCACATGGAATGCTGGGTTACtggtggagggaaaaaaatgttctttgctTGAATGGTCTTAATGAGAAGCATGAATCCAAATATACTGAGCGTTCATTCATCATTGGAGTTACGTTCCAGATCAACCTGCAATTGGTGAAAATACACAATGAAGAGAATTTGTtgattttctgttttatttgcacaagtatttttttgttatgtttACATTGGGTCCCGTTTACATTGCATTACACATTTATGCCATGAGCCTGTTCTTGTTCCACAATGTTTcgataacatatatattgtTGTACTTTGACGTTTGTCAACTTTGCTTTTGTTCCATTAGAATTCAATTTCAACCACAGCACGTTTACGTAGACAACCAGCCCAAATGAACAACAGTAGTTTGCTGgtaacatccatccatgatTTTAGAACAATGGTTTTGaccaactctctctctctgcagaTATGTCTGACCAGGTGCTGCGGGTCTTTAAAGCGGACCAGCAGTCGCGTTACATCATGATTGGCAAGGACACCACAGCCAAGGAGGTAGTGGCCCAGGCCATCCGCGAGTTTGCGCTGACAGCCGCGCCCGAGGCCTATTCGCTGTGCGAGGTATCGGTCACACCCGAGGGCGTCATCAAGCAGAGGCGGCTGCCCGACCAGCTCTCAAAGCTAGCCGACAGGATACAGCTGAGCGGAAGGTAGACACTCGCGCAACCTCTTGCGTATACTGCATGTTATAATTTCGTTCGGATTCAAATAGAAaaaagtttgcattttctttgccCCAAGAAAATTTTGATCAAAAAGACGTGTATCTCgtatttttagttttcttttttttctccgctttttatttggaactCAGAAACACTTAgtatattgtgttttttttgttacaaataataaaatacttgCGAATTGGAAACAACTTGACCGAAGCAAAACATGTGTCTCATAGCACTGGAATAAAAGTCATAACGCTCACGTAATGCCTTATTTTTCCACAAACAGGTACTACCTAAAGAGCAACATGGAGACAGAGACACTGTGCTCGGACGAGGACGCCCAGGACCTCCTTCGCGAGGGCCAGATCTCGCTGCTGCAGCTGAGCACGGTGGAGGTGGCCACGCAACTGTCCATGCGTGCCTTCCAGCTCTTCTGCGCCATCGAGCCCACCGAGTACATCGACGACCTGTTCAAACTGCGCCCCAAGGGGGGCGGCGCCACCAGCCTCAAGCGCTTCGAGGAGGCCATCAACCACGAGACCTTCTGGGTGGCCACAGAGGTCACGCGGGAGGCCAATCAGCTCAAGCGCATGAAGACCATCAAGCACTTCATCAAGATTGCGCTGCACTGCCGCGAATGCAAGAACTTCAACTCCATGTTTGCCATTATCAGGTTCGACGCGCTCTGTACCCCTTCCACATTTGTTAGTCATTTAAATGGGTTGTTGTTTAATCACTTACAGCTAGTTGGGCACTTATTTAGTTAGTTGCTTGGGTAGTTGTTTTTCTGGTTGGTTAATACTTAGTATATAGAATAATTTAATCCCTTAAGGCAGttgttttaattcttttttccttttttttccctcccccttAGCGGTTTGAACTTGGCTCCCGTCTCCCGCCTTCGAGGAACGTGGGAGAAGCTGCCCAGCAAGTACGAGAAGCTCTTTGGCGATCTGCAGGACTTGTTCGATCCCTCCAGGAACATGGCTAAGTACCGAAACGTCCTCAACAACCAGAACCTGCAGCCGCCCATCATCCCGCTCTTTCCTGTCATTAAGAAGGACCTGACCTTCCTGCACGAAGGTACGCCatgggaaaacatttttgtaattatttcatcatttttgtatttaaaaataatttgtgatGTGCTGGCTCCAGGTAACGACTCCAAAGTTGACGGCCTAGTGAACTTTGAGAAGCTGCGAATGATCGCCAAAGAAATCCGCCACGTGGGCCGCATGGCTTCGGTCAACATGGACCCTAACCTCATGTTCAGGACGAGGTACGGAAGCcctaggaaaaaaacatgtagcTCTCAGAAAGCTTCTCCTGTTGTTGAAACCAATGTCAGTGTCTCCATTAAGTGGTCTTTAAGCTCCTCTccagtggcttttttttcctacgcGGTGGCGTTTGATTTTCTTTGGTGGTCTTTGGTACTCTTTCCTGTGCTTAAAAGCTTGTTttgtcttcttcctcttgCTCATCCCCCCCTCCGCCCCCCACGCTTGTCTGTTCGTGGCCTCTAGGAAGAAGAAGTGGAGAAGTTTAGGGTAAGTTTACATGTGCCTCCACATTTCTTTGCTGGCTTTCCTTTGACCAGGTTGACTTGAATGGCTTTACTAataatacatacagtacagtgaGCCCGTGCTCATTCAGTTATAACATGAGTTCCTAATTGTGCACGTTCTCCACCCATGGTGTTGATGCATTCCGATCCTCTCCATTTTaagcgccatcttgtggcatctatgTTCAATTAGAAGGCCGTTTTGGGGAGCGGCTATTATTTGCAGATTTTCACTATTCCTGGCAAGGCTTGGTAATAGCTCGGGTTCACTGTACTCCCTCTCAACAACTAACACGGGTCATTTTGCTGGCGATTACCTTGACAGGAGTGGGAAATGGGGGGGACTAAATGTTAATGCTAAATATTGTAATTGCGTTGTTCTAACAGTGTAATAACATTTCATTACACTGTAAATTACATTGCACTAGTATGATGATAACATTCCGAGCATCTTGCCACCAGCAAAGTCGATCCCTTGATTATGCATGCCCATCAGTCTTCTTTTATAATAGATTTTACAATTCCTGTTgagacttttttatttatgtatttttctacATATATCTGTAAGAATACTTATTTTGTCATGCACATGCATTTCTATGCACAGTTTATAGATATGTTTTTAAGGTAGATGGCGACATTTACTTTCTAAATagttccttttattttttcctccccccccaTTATTTAAGAGATCCATAGGCCTCTTGACAAATGACATTCCCTTTCATCattcttgacatttttgtggtACGCATACTCACCATTTAATGGCAAGCCTGGGGGAGAAAACACGAGTTGTTGTACGTGATGAATGTTTTCTAATTAGGGGGGGTTTATCTCCACAGATCATATCTCATTACTTGTTAAAAACCATCTTGTAATCCTGTGGAATGTAGGTTGTAATTACGCTATAAAAGAGATTACACGAACCACAAGAATGTCAACTATGAAGGCAAGTAATAAACTCACAGCCACTTTATTCTACCTGGAATACTGTGGAATTCTTTTCGGAGCACCTAATGCTGCTTTTCTGCATGTTTAGCATCACAAGACTCAAGTCAAGAGTGCACGTTATTAATACCCATTGCGTCTACATTGGCTATTTCTTCTGTGTTTCTGTCTTATGTAGCTCCTTAAGTCAAGGCAGCGCCAACGCAGCCGTGCTGGACGTTAACCAGGCGGGCGGCCACAAGAAGCGCGTGCGACGCAGTTCCTTCCTCAACGCCAAGAAGCTGTACGAGGATGCACAGATGGCTCGCAAGGTCAAGCAGTACCTGGCCAACCTCAGTCTGGAGACCAATGAGGAGAGCCTGCAGACGCTCTCTCTGCAATGCGAACCCTCTGTCAGCACACGTGAGTCACACACACTAGAAAACAACACGTTTGTTTTTGCTATGTTATTGGTAATACAAAATTTCAATGTAGTCCCTACTCCACCCATGTAATACATTGGACTTTTTTCAGCATGTCTCAAACCCTAACGTGCGTTGTGCCTCCTAGTGCCCAAGAACTCAGGGGTCCGCCGTGCCGACACTTCCCCCGTGGTGTCCAGAGCGGCCAGCCAGCAGAGAGGGCAACTGGCCAAAGGCTCCCAGGCCTTGCAGGTGCCCGCCGTGGCCCTGTACCCATCGCGCAAGAAGGTGCCTGTAAAGGACCTGCCTCCCTTTGGTAAGATTAATAGTGGGAgaagaaatcaaatgttttatcatatAAATTCTCAGCGTTTTCGCAGGTACATCATGTGGTCAAATGTATTGAGACGGACAACTGCCTCTTTGTTTCAGGCACCAGCTCCCCTCAGTCGCTGAAGAAAATCCTGTCTCTGTCGGAAGAGGCCAGCGAGCGCCATCGCAGACATCCCGACGATGCCACAGCGTCCAACGCCACCTCGCAGCTCTCCTCTCCGCCCGGCTCCCCACAGAGCTCCCCCAAGAAGGGTAAACACACCAATGTGGTATAGTTCCACCCCCTGCTGCTTGGCTTGTGCGCTGCACATGTCACAAATTGGATCAATAGAATTCAGTTACTACTCTATATGAAATGAatactcattttcaaaattaattatGCAAATTTGACAtgacttcatttattttagcaTTATTTACTGTTTTGCTGGGATTTTTCTTACTCATTCCTTACCATTATAATGATATGTCACCATATACTTTTGTCAGTATCATTTAGATTTTTGTGAGTTTCCAATATATTACTGGCCTTTATTTGGATGAgttattttagatttttgtttaataattattttagttTAACACTGAGTGTTTGCCccatttattacatttatttgaattaaaatcatttaacttttttatttactttagaATAatgtatctatttttttcttcacatttattttcatgacggctttttcttttttttttaaaggcaaagTGACTTATTTTTGACATGTGTGTTACAGGTTTCAACCGCATGGGCGACTCGTACTCTGACTGCAGTCAGAGTGAGATGTCGTCTCGCTCCAGCCTTCTCAGCAACTTGTCTTTCGAGGACGAGCGGCGCCTGAGGCATTCGGGGGGCGTCGGCGAGTCCCATGTCGGTGGAATGCGCCTAGAACGGCGAGCCGCCACCGATCCCGACCAGTATAGTCTAGGGTACGTGACTACGTTGCGCAACTGAAGTCACGCATCTAAAAtgagaacatttttgtttcgttttgaTGTAGCTATAAATTTTTTCAATGAACAAACGTGTTTTCCGGCACTCTACACATCAAAATCAATCAAGAAAGCATATTGTCTTGTGGCATTTGGATGATAAGCAATACGGTCGATTGCTTTACACCAGAGGATGTGACCATGGCGTTTGTGTGGCAGGTCGTACTCGTCGATGCAGGACTGTAGGGGCATCTATGCGGGCTGCCCCACGGTGTTGTCGTCACCCAGCTCTGAGGAGCTGACCCAGGACCAGGGGGACCGCGTGTCCCTGGACGCGGCCGATAGCGG
This window contains:
- the rapgef2 gene encoding rap guanine nucleotide exchange factor 2 isoform X10, whose protein sequence is MKPLAAAAVDSNGVPCQQDKTPLPADFSRLHLADGLHPQVTHVSSSHSGCSITSDSGSSSLSDIYQATENESGDMDLSGLPETAVDSEEDDDEEDIERASDPLMSRDIVRDCLEKDPMDRTDDDIEQLLEFMHQLPAFANMTMSVRRELCAVMVFAVVERAGTIVLNDGEELDSWSVILNGSVEVTYPEGRSEILCMGNSFGVSPTMEKEYMKGAMKTKVDDCQFVCIAQQDYCCILNQVEKNMQKVEEEGEIVMVKEHRELDRTGTRKGHIVIKGTPERLTMHLVEEHSVVDPTYIEDFLLTYRTFLSSPMVVGKKLLEWFHDPSLRDKVTRVVLLWVNNHFNDFEGDAAMTHFLEEFENNLEREKMCGHLRLLNIACAAKAKPRLVTLTKASREADLAFSLLGGQDKGFRVFIDAVEAGSKAAEAGLKRGDQILEVNGQNFENVQLSKANEILKNNTHLSITVKTNLLVFKELLTRPEQELHGDVDGEDEHDRKNGAPHLPKIGDIKKASRYSIPDLAVDVEQVMGLEKASKKVKSNSVGGRNKLKKIFDKTLTSILPPKPYNDVCVGQSQDDSIVGMKQSKQIPPALPVSGNLSSSNPDLLQSHHRILDFNNQPDMSDQVLRVFKADQQSRYIMIGKDTTAKEVVAQAIREFALTAAPEAYSLCEVSVTPEGVIKQRRLPDQLSKLADRIQLSGRYYLKSNMETETLCSDEDAQDLLREGQISLLQLSTVEVATQLSMRAFQLFCAIEPTEYIDDLFKLRPKGGGATSLKRFEEAINHETFWVATEVTREANQLKRMKTIKHFIKIALHCRECKNFNSMFAIISGLNLAPVSRLRGTWEKLPSKYEKLFGDLQDLFDPSRNMAKYRNVLNNQNLQPPIIPLFPVIKKDLTFLHEGNDSKVDGLVNFEKLRMIAKEIRHVGRMASVNMDPNLMFRTRKKKWRSLGSLSQGSANAAVLDVNQAGGHKKRVRRSSFLNAKKLYEDAQMARKVKQYLANLSLETNEESLQTLSLQCEPSVSTLPKNSGVRRADTSPVVSRAASQQRGQLAKGSQALQVPAVALYPSRKKVPVKDLPPFGTSSPQSLKKILSLSEEASERHRRHPDDATASNATSQLSSPPGSPQSSPKKGFNRMGDSYSDCSQSEMSSRSSLLSNLSFEDERRLRHSGGVGESHVGGMRLERRAATDPDQYSLGSYSSMQDCRGIYAGCPTVLSSPSSEELTQDQGDRVSLDAADSGRGSWTSCSSGSHDNIQTMQQGRSWETLAFSGGLPPAGGPEALLWAAQTRGSWASAGSSSSSSAAYWGEDSEGDTGTIKRRGGKDVNADAETSSITSTGSEEAKHTGRPSPSPVTAACKGLISRKEGRYREPPPTPPGYTALTISDLADGQSPPPPGPNSTTSATPTSRRPPDYTTALQRSRMITQSPDSQAHQAASKQRTSNLRCVRDDDDEAAAEAEEEEGESPKLVALRKPRAQRTPRPPRP
- the rapgef2 gene encoding rap guanine nucleotide exchange factor 2 isoform X9, producing MKPLAAAAVDSNGVPCQQDKTPLPADFSRLHLADGLHPQVTHVSSSHSGCSITSDSGSSSLSDIYQATENESGDMDLSGLPETAVDSEEDDDEEDIERASDPLMSRDIVRDCLEKDPMDRTDDDIEQLLEFMHQLPAFANMTMSVRRELCAVMVFAVVERAGTIVLNDGEELDSWSVILNGSVEVTYPEGRSEILCMGNSFGVSPTMEKEYMKGAMKTKVDDCQFVCIAQQDYCCILNQVEKNMQKVEEEGEIVMVKEHRELDRTGTRKGHIVIKGTPERLTMHLVEEHSVVDPTYIEDFLLTYRTFLSSPMVVGKKLLEWFHDPSLRDKVTRVVLLWVNNHFNDFEGDAAMTHFLEEFENNLEREKMCGHLRLLNIACAAKAKPRLVTLTKASREADLAFSLLGGQDKGFRVFIDAVEAGSKAAEAGLKRGDQILEVNGQNFENVQLSKANEILKNNTHLSITVKTNLLVFKELLTRPEQELHGDVDGEDEHDRKNGAPHLPKIGDIKKASRYSIPDLAVDVEQVMGLEKASKKVKSNSVGGRNKLKKIFDKTLTSILPPKPYNDVCVGQSQDDSIVGMKQSKQIPPALPVSGNLSSSNPDLLQSHHRILDFNNQPVPVNLNMSDQVLRVFKADQQSRYIMIGKDTTAKEVVAQAIREFALTAAPEAYSLCEVSVTPEGVIKQRRLPDQLSKLADRIQLSGRYYLKSNMETETLCSDEDAQDLLREGQISLLQLSTVEVATQLSMRAFQLFCAIEPTEYIDDLFKLRPKGGGATSLKRFEEAINHETFWVATEVTREANQLKRMKTIKHFIKIALHCRECKNFNSMFAIISGLNLAPVSRLRGTWEKLPSKYEKLFGDLQDLFDPSRNMAKYRNVLNNQNLQPPIIPLFPVIKKDLTFLHEGNDSKVDGLVNFEKLRMIAKEIRHVGRMASVNMDPNLMFRTRKKKWRSLGSLSQGSANAAVLDVNQAGGHKKRVRRSSFLNAKKLYEDAQMARKVKQYLANLSLETNEESLQTLSLQCEPSVSTLPKNSGVRRADTSPVVSRAASQQRGQLAKGSQALQVPAVALYPSRKKVPVKDLPPFGTSSPQSLKKILSLSEEASERHRRHPDDATASNATSQLSSPPGSPQSSPKKGFNRMGDSYSDCSQSEMSSRSSLLSNLSFEDERRLRHSGGVGESHVGGMRLERRAATDPDQYSLGSYSSMQDCRGIYAGCPTVLSSPSSEELTQDQGDRVSLDAADSGRGSWTSCSSGSHDNIQTMQQGRSWETLAFSGGLPPAGGPEALLWAAQTRGSWASAGSSSSSSAAYWGEDSEGDTGTIKRRGGKDVNADAETSSITSTGSEEAKHTGRPSPSPVTAACKGLISRKEGRYREPPPTPPGYTALTISDLADGQSPPPPGPNSTTSATPTSRRPPDYTTALQRSRMITQSPDSQAHQAASKQRTSNLRCVRDDDDEAAAEAEEEEGESPKLVALRKPRAQRTPRPPRP